One Candidatus Ornithobacterium hominis genomic region harbors:
- a CDS encoding M3 family metallopeptidase: MINKIKKGGVLLAAGLAFYACSTNKIIENKDMSSNPLLMKSTLPYHAPNFKQIKNEHYRPALLHAMGLQKERVKEIARNKAKPSFENTVLALEKSGIELSRVSSVFYGLTSANTNDTLRKIQEEMSPLMAAHTDFIYLNEDLFQRIKEVYKNKDELSGEDKILTEEYYKSFVQSGAEISSDKKEKLKRINTEIASLQTEFNQTLLDAINHKKLEIYEVKELEGLSEGLLKSLKKEDGSGYEIKLINTTQQPLLSSLKNRETRKKLFELSYNRTNGGEYDTNGIIVKIAELRAEKANLLGFDTYADWSLVNTMVENKETVQNFFAQLIPSVRNKTAKEAEILKESLHEDGFTGDLEPWDWAYYAEKVRQEKYDLDENLLREYFEVNNVLEKGVFYAANKLYGITFEERKDIPVYHPDVRVFEIFEEDGTPLALFYVDLFARPSKRGGAWMSNFVAQSHLFKNKPVVYNVCNYAKPADGEPALISYDEVTTLFHEFGHALHGLFANQKYAKLSGTNVARDFVELPSQANEHWALNDEVLKNYAKHYKTGAIIPAEMIKSVKNAATFNQGFSLTEVMGAANLDLQWHNKSLSALSEIRNPLDFQKKQLEKENLYDPYIPTRYLSNFFAHIFGGGYASGYYSYLWTEMLAEDTNAWFDANGGLNRQAGQRYRDMILSQGNTQNYKEMYKAFTGRDAEVEHMIEARGLN; this comes from the coding sequence ATGATAAATAAAATTAAAAAAGGAGGAGTTTTGTTAGCCGCAGGTTTAGCGTTTTACGCCTGCTCAACAAATAAGATAATAGAAAATAAAGATATGAGTAGCAATCCTTTATTGATGAAAAGCACGTTGCCTTACCACGCACCAAACTTTAAGCAAATAAAGAATGAACACTATCGCCCTGCTTTACTACATGCGATGGGGCTTCAAAAAGAAAGAGTGAAAGAAATAGCCCGAAATAAAGCAAAACCAAGCTTTGAGAATACGGTTTTGGCACTAGAAAAAAGTGGAATTGAATTGAGCCGAGTGTCATCTGTTTTTTATGGCTTAACTAGTGCGAACACAAACGACACGCTACGGAAAATACAAGAAGAAATGTCTCCTCTCATGGCAGCGCATACGGATTTTATTTATCTAAATGAAGATTTATTTCAACGTATAAAAGAGGTTTATAAAAATAAAGATGAACTTAGTGGAGAAGATAAAATCTTGACTGAGGAGTATTATAAAAGTTTTGTGCAAAGCGGTGCAGAAATCAGTTCAGATAAAAAAGAGAAGCTTAAAAGAATTAATACCGAAATAGCTTCGCTTCAGACTGAGTTTAATCAAACTTTGCTGGATGCCATCAATCATAAAAAATTAGAAATTTATGAGGTAAAGGAATTGGAAGGCCTGAGCGAAGGTCTACTGAAGTCACTGAAAAAGGAAGATGGCTCGGGCTATGAAATTAAGCTGATAAATACAACTCAGCAGCCGTTACTAAGTTCTTTGAAGAATAGAGAAACAAGAAAAAAACTGTTTGAACTTTCTTACAATCGAACTAATGGGGGTGAGTATGATACCAATGGCATCATCGTGAAAATAGCGGAACTAAGAGCTGAGAAAGCTAATTTGCTGGGGTTCGATACGTATGCTGACTGGAGTTTGGTAAATACAATGGTGGAAAATAAAGAAACCGTGCAGAATTTCTTCGCTCAGCTCATTCCATCAGTAAGGAATAAAACTGCAAAAGAAGCCGAGATACTGAAAGAATCACTGCACGAAGATGGTTTTACAGGAGATTTAGAACCATGGGATTGGGCTTACTATGCGGAGAAAGTACGTCAGGAAAAATATGATTTAGATGAAAATTTACTCAGAGAATATTTTGAAGTTAATAACGTTTTAGAAAAAGGCGTATTCTATGCTGCAAATAAACTTTACGGGATTACATTTGAAGAAAGGAAAGACATTCCTGTTTATCATCCAGATGTGAGAGTTTTTGAAATCTTTGAAGAGGACGGAACGCCATTAGCTCTATTTTACGTTGATTTATTTGCTAGACCTAGTAAGCGAGGAGGTGCATGGATGAGCAACTTTGTAGCACAAAGCCATTTGTTTAAAAACAAGCCAGTGGTATATAATGTGTGTAATTATGCAAAACCTGCTGATGGTGAACCAGCACTTATTTCTTATGATGAAGTAACAACACTGTTTCACGAATTTGGGCACGCCTTGCACGGTTTGTTTGCAAACCAAAAGTATGCGAAACTTAGTGGAACCAATGTAGCGAGAGATTTTGTAGAGTTACCTTCGCAAGCTAATGAGCATTGGGCATTGAATGATGAAGTTTTAAAAAATTATGCAAAACATTACAAAACTGGAGCAATTATTCCAGCTGAAATGATAAAAAGTGTTAAAAATGCAGCAACATTCAACCAAGGTTTTAGCCTAACAGAAGTAATGGGAGCTGCCAACTTGGATTTGCAATGGCATAATAAAAGCTTATCTGCACTGAGCGAAATAAGAAACCCGCTAGATTTTCAAAAAAAACAGCTTGAGAAAGAAAATTTGTATGATCCGTATATTCCTACCCGTTATCTTTCAAACTTCTTTGCTCACATCTTTGGCGGAGGCTACGCAAGTGGCTATTATAGCTATCTCTGGACAGAAATGCTGGCAGAAGATACCAATGCATGGTTTGATGCCAATGGAGGCCTAAATAGACAAGCGGGGCAACGCTACCGAGATATGATTCTATCTCAAGGAAATACCCAAAATTATAAAGAAATGTACAAAGCCTTTACTGGTAGAGATGCAGAAGTAGAGCACATGATAGAAGCGAGAGGCTTGAATTAA
- the bioB gene encoding biotin synthase BioB, translating into MREKLFDAIIESQKKLIQNLEASLETLSTTTDLDEEMTRDLDAHSHQSNLQGLEIETNKKLEMERADLLNIEALRNKTADEVKLGAFIATEKDYYDWGEIMLPAKPITRQDIAHLFDLPLMDLLMQAQSVHRKHFNANEVQISTLLSIKTGNCPEDCGYCSQSGHHRDKTGLVAEKRLEIQKVLASAKRAKMSGSSRFCMGAAWKHPSAKDMPYLVELIREVKAMGLETCMTLGMLKPDQAQTLADAGLDYYNHNLDTSRNYYGQVSSTRSYDDRLETLEYVRNAGINVCSGSIVGMGESRDDRIDWVHELTTMPIPPQSIPVNLLVPIKGTPLGDKVLQEGRLSVIEWIRTIAVTRICCPTSYVRLSAGRESLTDGEQALAFMAGANSFFYGDKLLTTTNQSQANDDRLMAMLGLIAQKPTPKPKIINAMTGRAECDECDDLPQDYPSLV; encoded by the coding sequence ATGAGAGAAAAACTCTTTGATGCCATTATAGAAAGTCAAAAGAAATTAATCCAAAATCTAGAGGCAAGTCTGGAAACACTATCGACTACGACGGATTTAGATGAAGAAATGACACGAGATTTAGACGCGCATTCACACCAATCTAATTTGCAAGGGCTGGAGATAGAAACTAACAAAAAATTAGAAATGGAACGGGCCGATTTACTAAATATAGAAGCTCTGAGAAATAAAACAGCAGATGAGGTGAAGCTCGGTGCTTTCATAGCTACAGAAAAAGATTACTATGATTGGGGAGAAATCATGTTGCCAGCCAAGCCAATCACTCGTCAGGACATCGCTCATCTGTTTGATTTACCGCTCATGGATTTGCTCATGCAAGCCCAGAGCGTTCATCGCAAGCATTTTAATGCCAACGAGGTACAAATTAGCACATTACTTTCCATCAAAACAGGTAATTGTCCTGAGGACTGTGGCTACTGTTCACAGTCAGGACATCATCGTGATAAAACAGGACTGGTCGCCGAAAAACGCCTTGAAATCCAAAAGGTTTTGGCATCAGCCAAGCGTGCCAAAATGTCAGGCTCATCTCGCTTTTGCATGGGAGCGGCGTGGAAACATCCATCAGCCAAGGATATGCCTTATCTTGTGGAGCTTATCCGTGAGGTCAAGGCAATGGGACTTGAGACGTGCATGACGCTCGGCATGCTAAAACCTGACCAAGCCCAAACGCTTGCTGATGCTGGTCTTGACTATTACAACCACAACCTTGACACCTCTCGTAATTATTATGGTCAAGTAAGTAGCACCCGTTCATATGATGACCGCTTAGAAACGCTAGAATATGTGCGTAATGCAGGCATTAATGTATGCAGCGGCTCAATTGTGGGCATGGGGGAGAGTCGTGATGATAGGATTGATTGGGTGCATGAACTCACCACCATGCCCATACCGCCCCAGTCCATTCCTGTGAACTTACTCGTCCCCATCAAAGGCACACCACTGGGTGATAAAGTGCTACAAGAAGGCAGATTGTCTGTCATTGAGTGGATACGCACGATTGCGGTAACTCGCATTTGTTGTCCAACAAGCTATGTACGACTGTCAGCGGGACGTGAGAGTCTGACGGACGGCGAGCAGGCATTGGCATTTATGGCGGGGGCAAACTCATTTTTTTATGGTGACAAGCTTTTGACCACAACCAACCAATCGCAAGCTAATGATGATAGGCTCATGGCGATGCTTGGGCTTATCGCTCAAAAACCTACCCCCAAACCCAAAATCATCAATGCCATGACAGGCAGGGCAGAGTGTGATGAATGTGATGATTTGCCACAGGATTATCCGTCATTGGTGTAA
- the rbfA gene encoding 30S ribosome-binding factor RbfA: MDSKRLQRVNQLLQEELADIFRIEANKIKQGLLISVTEVRTAQDLSIAKIFISVFPTQYRNSMMNAIHENVPYYRKKLGERIGKQMRIVPELHFFTDDSLDRVDAIERELKGQGNNPEL; encoded by the coding sequence TTGGATAGTAAACGATTACAGCGGGTCAATCAACTTTTGCAAGAAGAATTGGCCGATATTTTTAGAATAGAAGCCAATAAAATTAAACAAGGTCTTTTAATTTCTGTAACAGAGGTAAGAACAGCACAAGACCTCTCTATTGCAAAAATTTTTATCAGTGTTTTCCCCACCCAATATCGTAATTCAATGATGAATGCAATTCATGAAAATGTTCCCTATTACAGAAAAAAATTAGGCGAGCGAATTGGTAAACAAATGCGAATCGTCCCCGAGCTTCACTTTTTTACTGATGACTCTTTAGACCGAGTAGATGCTATAGAAAGAGAACTCAAAGGGCAAGGGAATAATCCTGAATTGTAA
- a CDS encoding dermonecrotic toxin domain-containing protein produces MELSNTYFTDYQIKGKSVSQIFAELLNDRNKAFSINQKDWQEQYVRSFAQMLDSMPEPRKIVKEILARELEKKGLQPIDPDAVYLNKFGQADKSSDEQYYNHGSGSLVWSYKLTDACLMNVLGKYYYDDWDILYSDVSVGLYTEGSAADSWGAHNIVPIMPIEIFNIFYYYPIYKEFNRQVENFWQQYKDRYMHYLEDNFLLSGVVQYKNKMLSENAFSIIRKVYNHQDDIEAKFLKIYGYASTDIMIIRDLKDATGLLILYIPGARFPFIEFLTSSDCRNWIKQHIEDPFLRNSFANHFSIYERQDGLEYSGVDTALKGIAEDTWDIGYIDFDHHTVLSVNLFATVADKTQKRMQVDGDVQIKSDSELTRDHVYNFIHGMLSQLYYFEALVPEILIPLNLTLSLTALGLSVDKMVDGDTYEERKYGVGEFVTSFLFLGINMLPFFAEAISYMKQFDLKKIPEYSNEEEVIKTYFNVSAEDVLIDTPAITPEGEDAGKTFLARLADENNELVVFKPLAGNKYIRLNPTTHEEIPGELISKVYSSNLEKMVYVRSGLKGGAPYSPLELDFSAVMSVADLRKKAAVLGKPIGKSYKKIIEKLDHWHTITTFEEKSKSAFELIHLIRKYKIEHPESRRIPAFDSLEEELKGALFTDGMNDLQKNLIKMLDKVGAEATSILYKSVLQEIKGIDIGKTGTLVLFAENNYTTYPFAGFAEELPTQLSFTPYYVIPETSEFSILEHAYYNDSLFEGLGFDNNIDVLKYTIERIKSENLLSEIEEIDNKLYIGYNFEELNQIISTFSCAEETQYSEYPLTFIQMLQELGSIKGQGIPEKGLMHVYSSAKYYQDTVEKRMNTVETAFQISDNYDFSIWDNNFPGNQNYIEFLKNQETTNSAISTAVSTSMGVAFDDSAESLRFITENLETFYEEGIRNIFVRRLNHRLLKRDIALYLRGENMTDRLNAALLTTLEHGHDLYRALIREAKKIKINVIPTGGHDGIISSALDIYESYYANVEQTIREFNLINDSSGKFLIITPPTALRPIAGIHAPFPNIAELTNIPVLKVTENKLLDLSVAIGREKLDVRVPAWTEFVPLDGKVLGWKTYGGKDYLKPNQSTRRDLFIKGRDAHQATELLNEIDVLKDHIADLATASSGSCASVSAKVLQNLRTLGYNTGRGYSLAYWKKRGNDYFPFNHTATSVWLQNEEFVVDATHLQFPHAPEDAEQIIVQRPEDWAEEIASRAEAIRPWLEHGLKGVSVIGYFEPPIYTKPRILKQP; encoded by the coding sequence ATGGAATTATCTAACACTTATTTCACAGATTATCAGATTAAGGGAAAATCTGTTTCACAAATTTTTGCTGAATTATTAAATGATAGAAATAAAGCTTTTTCTATAAATCAAAAAGACTGGCAGGAGCAGTATGTGCGGTCTTTTGCCCAGATGTTGGATTCTATGCCTGAACCTAGAAAAATAGTGAAAGAAATATTAGCTAGGGAGTTAGAGAAAAAAGGATTACAGCCAATAGATCCTGATGCGGTTTATTTAAACAAATTTGGACAAGCTGATAAATCTTCTGATGAGCAATATTACAATCATGGGAGTGGTTCTCTTGTTTGGAGCTATAAGTTGACTGATGCTTGTTTGATGAATGTACTGGGCAAGTATTATTATGATGATTGGGATATTTTATATTCAGACGTGTCTGTGGGGCTATACACAGAGGGTTCGGCGGCTGATTCTTGGGGAGCACATAATATTGTGCCTATTATGCCTATAGAGATATTTAATATTTTTTATTACTATCCTATCTACAAGGAGTTTAATCGCCAAGTGGAGAATTTTTGGCAGCAGTATAAAGATAGATATATGCATTATTTGGAAGATAATTTTCTATTATCTGGCGTTGTACAGTATAAGAATAAAATGCTATCAGAGAATGCTTTTTCTATAATTCGCAAGGTTTATAATCATCAAGATGATATTGAGGCTAAATTTCTGAAAATATATGGCTATGCATCTACAGATATAATGATTATTAGGGATTTAAAAGATGCAACAGGGCTTTTGATTTTATATATTCCTGGTGCTAGGTTTCCTTTCATAGAATTTTTAACATCTTCTGATTGCAGAAATTGGATTAAACAGCATATAGAAGATCCTTTTTTGCGTAATTCATTTGCCAATCACTTCTCTATATATGAAAGACAAGACGGGTTGGAATATTCAGGTGTGGACACAGCACTCAAAGGTATAGCAGAGGATACTTGGGATATTGGGTATATTGATTTTGATCATCATACAGTGCTGAGTGTGAATTTATTTGCCACAGTGGCAGATAAAACGCAAAAAAGAATGCAAGTAGATGGTGATGTGCAGATAAAATCAGATTCAGAGTTAACAAGGGATCATGTCTATAACTTCATTCATGGTATGTTATCCCAATTATATTATTTTGAAGCACTTGTACCAGAAATTTTAATCCCTTTGAATTTGACATTATCTCTCACAGCGCTAGGCTTGAGCGTGGATAAAATGGTGGATGGGGATACCTATGAAGAGAGAAAATACGGTGTGGGTGAATTCGTAACTTCTTTTTTATTCCTAGGAATAAATATGCTCCCATTCTTCGCTGAAGCTATCTCTTACATGAAACAATTTGATCTGAAAAAAATCCCAGAATACTCAAATGAAGAAGAGGTAATAAAAACCTATTTTAATGTATCTGCAGAGGATGTATTGATAGATACTCCCGCCATTACGCCTGAAGGCGAAGACGCTGGCAAAACGTTTTTAGCTCGATTAGCAGATGAAAATAATGAATTAGTGGTATTTAAACCCCTTGCAGGGAATAAATATATCAGATTAAATCCCACTACGCACGAAGAAATTCCAGGTGAATTAATTTCAAAAGTATACTCCTCAAATTTAGAAAAAATGGTGTATGTGAGAAGCGGATTAAAGGGAGGAGCACCATATAGCCCTCTAGAACTGGATTTTTCAGCCGTTATGTCTGTGGCTGATTTACGGAAAAAAGCTGCTGTATTAGGGAAACCTATTGGCAAGTCGTATAAAAAAATTATCGAAAAATTAGATCACTGGCACACAATTACCACATTTGAAGAAAAATCCAAATCAGCATTTGAATTAATCCACCTAATCAGAAAATACAAAATAGAACATCCAGAATCTAGACGTATCCCTGCTTTTGATTCATTAGAAGAAGAATTAAAGGGAGCTCTGTTTACAGATGGAATGAATGATCTGCAAAAGAATTTAATCAAAATGCTAGATAAAGTAGGAGCAGAAGCCACATCCATACTATATAAATCTGTATTGCAAGAAATCAAAGGCATAGATATAGGAAAAACTGGTACACTGGTATTATTTGCAGAAAATAATTATACCACATATCCCTTTGCTGGATTTGCAGAAGAACTGCCTACACAACTATCATTCACGCCCTACTATGTGATACCAGAAACAAGTGAATTTTCAATACTTGAACACGCTTATTATAACGATTCTTTATTCGAAGGGCTGGGATTTGATAATAATATTGATGTGCTGAAATATACAATAGAACGTATAAAATCAGAAAATTTACTTTCTGAAATAGAAGAAATAGATAACAAATTATATATTGGCTATAATTTTGAAGAACTGAATCAAATCATTTCCACATTTTCATGTGCAGAGGAAACTCAATATAGTGAGTATCCCCTCACATTTATACAAATGCTACAAGAACTGGGAAGTATAAAAGGACAAGGAATTCCAGAAAAGGGATTGATGCACGTATATTCCTCTGCTAAATACTATCAAGACACAGTGGAAAAACGTATGAATACCGTGGAAACGGCCTTTCAAATATCAGATAATTATGATTTTTCAATTTGGGATAATAATTTTCCTGGAAATCAAAATTATATCGAATTTCTGAAAAATCAAGAAACAACCAATTCTGCCATATCTACAGCTGTTTCAACATCTATGGGTGTAGCTTTTGATGATTCAGCAGAATCACTTAGATTTATTACAGAAAATCTAGAAACTTTCTATGAAGAAGGAATCAGGAATATTTTTGTCAGGAGATTAAATCACAGATTGTTAAAAAGAGATATAGCACTCTACTTAAGAGGTGAGAACATGACAGATCGCTTAAATGCTGCATTACTCACCACACTAGAGCACGGGCATGATTTATACAGAGCACTGATTAGAGAGGCAAAAAAAATTAAAATAAATGTGATACCCACAGGCGGGCATGATGGCATTATATCTAGCGCTCTAGATATATATGAAAGCTATTATGCAAATGTGGAGCAAACCATAAGAGAGTTCAATCTTATAAATGATTCTTCAGGAAAGTTTTTAATCATAACCCCGCCCACTGCGTTGCGCCCTATAGCTGGTATTCATGCGCCTTTCCCAAATATAGCAGAGCTCACCAATATTCCTGTTTTGAAAGTCACAGAGAATAAATTGCTAGATTTATCCGTAGCTATAGGCAGAGAAAAGTTGGATGTGAGAGTGCCTGCTTGGACGGAGTTTGTGCCACTCGACGGGAAAGTATTGGGCTGGAAGACCTACGGAGGTAAAGATTATTTAAAACCTAATCAATCCACTCGAAGAGATCTTTTTATAAAAGGTAGAGATGCTCATCAAGCGACGGAGCTACTGAATGAAATTGATGTATTGAAAGATCATATTGCAGATTTAGCCACGGCATCATCTGGAAGTTGTGCAAGCGTTTCTGCAAAAGTTTTACAAAATTTACGAACCTTGGGATACAATACAGGCAGAGGCTACTCCCTTGCTTATTGGAAGAAGAGGGGGAATGATTATTTTCCATTTAATCACACTGCCACATCTGTATGGTTACAAAATGAAGAGTTTGTAGTAGATGCCACACACCTTCAATTTCCACACGCTCCAGAGGATGCAGAACAAATCATAGTACAGAGACCAGAGGATTGGGCAGAGGAAATTGCTAGCCGAGCAGAGGCCATACGCCCATGGCTGGAACACGGGCTGAAAGGCGTGTCTGTAATTGGATATTTTGAACCCCCTATATACACTAAACCAAGAATTTTAAAGCAACCATAA
- a CDS encoding L-serine ammonia-lyase — MKHISVFDMLKIGVGPSSSHTLGPWRAAQEFVQELKDKNIFYQTTDIQVELYGSLSLTGKGHATDLAIMLGLSGKDPVTIPIDEIDTTIGHINTRQYLELGGEKTIPFLPEQIHFKRDFLPYHANGMRFCATMGNEEIYQSTFYSIGGGFITKESDEQIVDLSENDNFPHPTASSENIIQQTVKYGLSISQLVLENERSVRSKEEIHSQLDAIWAVMLESIYLGCHTEGFLPGGLMVRRRAFDMYQKLKNPKDQYQSHAEWIKSLRNTKMHYREIFKWVSTFAIAVNEVNASLGRVVTAPTNGSSGVIPSVILFYLAIENHKAGNDEIRKFLLTAGVIGSIFKRNATISAAMGGCQAEIGVSSAMAAAGLTELRGGTPRQCLNAAEIAMEHHLGLTCDPIKGLVQIPCIERNAMGAIKAINASELALETNPEHVKVSLDNVIETMWQTAKDMNSKYKETSEGGLAVSVKIVDC, encoded by the coding sequence ATGAAGCACATTAGCGTTTTTGATATGTTAAAAATTGGTGTGGGTCCATCCAGTTCGCACACGCTAGGTCCTTGGCGAGCTGCTCAGGAATTTGTACAAGAATTGAAAGACAAAAACATCTTTTATCAAACAACAGATATTCAGGTTGAGTTGTACGGTTCTTTATCGTTGACGGGGAAAGGACATGCCACAGATTTGGCCATAATGCTGGGCCTGAGCGGGAAAGACCCTGTCACGATTCCCATAGATGAAATCGATACCACGATTGGGCATATCAATACGCGACAATACTTGGAACTTGGTGGTGAAAAGACGATCCCGTTCTTGCCAGAGCAAATTCACTTCAAACGAGATTTTTTACCATACCACGCCAATGGGATGCGTTTCTGTGCTACTATGGGAAATGAAGAAATTTATCAGTCCACCTTTTATTCCATCGGTGGTGGGTTCATTACCAAGGAATCTGATGAGCAAATTGTAGATTTATCTGAAAATGACAATTTTCCTCACCCTACAGCTTCTTCTGAAAATATCATTCAACAAACGGTAAAATACGGACTTTCAATTTCTCAGTTGGTTTTGGAAAATGAACGGAGTGTGCGAAGTAAGGAAGAAATCCACTCGCAATTGGACGCTATCTGGGCTGTGATGCTAGAGAGCATTTATTTAGGTTGCCATACAGAGGGATTTTTACCTGGTGGCTTGATGGTGCGCAGGCGTGCCTTTGACATGTACCAAAAATTGAAAAATCCTAAAGATCAGTATCAAAGTCATGCTGAATGGATTAAAAGCCTTCGCAATACCAAAATGCATTATCGTGAAATCTTTAAATGGGTTTCAACCTTTGCTATCGCTGTAAATGAAGTCAATGCTAGCTTGGGTCGTGTGGTTACCGCCCCTACCAATGGTTCTTCTGGTGTTATACCCTCGGTTATTTTATTCTATTTAGCAATAGAAAATCATAAAGCAGGGAACGATGAAATTAGAAAATTCCTCTTGACGGCAGGTGTCATTGGCAGTATTTTCAAACGAAATGCAACGATTTCTGCAGCGATGGGTGGCTGCCAAGCTGAAATTGGTGTTTCTAGTGCAATGGCCGCCGCAGGTTTGACTGAGCTTCGTGGAGGAACACCAAGGCAGTGTCTAAATGCGGCTGAAATTGCCATGGAACATCACCTCGGGCTAACTTGCGACCCAATAAAAGGTTTGGTGCAAATCCCTTGTATCGAGCGAAATGCAATGGGAGCCATCAAGGCAATCAATGCCTCTGAATTGGCGCTAGAAACAAATCCTGAACATGTGAAGGTGTCGCTTGACAATGTGATCGAAACAATGTGGCAAACGGCTAAAGACATGAATTCTAAATACAAAGAAACTTCTGAAGGTGGTCTAGCTGTAAGTGTGAAAATCGTTGATTGCTAA
- a CDS encoding ABC transporter permease has product MNLPLYIARKYVFSGKNAVEVNIISWIAFIALGFVTACLIVILSVFSGLEKINIQFYSEINPDAQITPKTGKVIENSEQLLGKIQALPEVKAASKVIEERAFIDYNHKNHIVMLKGVDQNFNQIFGLDSMVKIGKPLSTEYPRDIILGQGVSSRLSLYMDEVTPAVLYVPKPGKGLITSKKEAFNTTEAYGTGIFSINDKYSEYVFAQLELVQNLLNYQKGEISAIEIKSATADSKQFLKALKKIIGDDFQIKSREEIDAAFTKMMNTENLIIYLIFFLILIIASFNLAGSVAILILNKRKQSLTLRALGMPRGKIKQSFFYTGVLITIYALFTGLLIGTLVIFLQQEFGLVSINMFMAFPVRFTLQNYLVAILSVLFIGTAVSYFVSRSIALSALQS; this is encoded by the coding sequence ATGAATTTACCGCTTTACATTGCTCGAAAATATGTTTTTTCAGGCAAAAATGCAGTAGAAGTCAATATCATTTCTTGGATTGCTTTTATCGCTTTGGGTTTTGTGACTGCTTGTTTGATAGTTATTTTATCAGTTTTTAGCGGATTAGAGAAAATTAATATTCAATTCTACAGCGAAATCAACCCCGATGCGCAAATTACTCCCAAAACGGGTAAAGTCATCGAAAATTCAGAGCAATTGCTGGGGAAAATTCAAGCTTTGCCAGAGGTGAAGGCGGCAAGTAAAGTCATTGAAGAACGTGCTTTCATCGATTACAATCATAAAAATCATATTGTCATGCTCAAAGGAGTTGACCAAAATTTTAATCAAATTTTTGGACTAGACTCAATGGTAAAAATAGGAAAGCCTCTCTCAACGGAATATCCTAGAGACATTATTTTAGGGCAAGGAGTTTCTTCACGGCTATCGCTGTATATGGATGAGGTGACTCCTGCTGTTTTGTATGTTCCCAAGCCAGGCAAAGGTTTGATAACGAGCAAAAAAGAGGCTTTTAATACAACAGAAGCTTACGGGACGGGCATTTTTAGCATTAATGATAAATACAGCGAATACGTTTTTGCTCAGTTAGAATTGGTGCAAAATCTATTAAATTACCAAAAAGGAGAAATATCTGCCATAGAAATCAAATCGGCTACGGCTGATTCTAAACAATTTTTAAAGGCTTTAAAAAAAATCATTGGGGATGATTTTCAAATCAAATCAAGAGAAGAAATTGATGCTGCTTTCACCAAAATGATGAATACTGAAAACCTCATTATTTACCTGATATTTTTTTTGATATTAATCATCGCTAGCTTCAATTTGGCTGGTTCTGTTGCTATTCTTATTCTTAACAAAAGAAAACAATCTTTGACGCTAAGAGCCTTGGGAATGCCACGGGGTAAAATCAAGCAAAGCTTCTTCTACACGGGTGTTCTTATCACTATTTATGCTTTGTTTACGGGTTTGCTAATCGGTACGTTAGTTATTTTTTTGCAGCAAGAGTTTGGGCTTGTCAGCATCAATATGTTTATGGCATTTCCCGTTCGCTTCACGCTTCAGAACTATTTGGTTGCAATTCTCAGTGTTTTGTTTATAGGAACCGCTGTTTCATATTTTGTGAGCAGAAGCATTGCTCTATCAGCTTTACAAAGCTAG